One segment of Micromonospora parathelypteridis DNA contains the following:
- the pdxR gene encoding MocR-like pyridoxine biosynthesis transcription factor PdxR, translating into MAKSLDLHLEFDRGTNFPGRSLESALREGIRAGRLRVGARLPGSRSLANDLGLARGTVVQAYAQLIAEGWLVTAPGSGTRVAEVLHDVPGSRRQPRPSTTAGPVIELRPGIPDLGSFPRTAWVGSVRRALATASRGTLDYPEPTGLPVLRAAVADYLARTRGVLCDPDAVVITAGFTQGLSLVARTLHRRGVRAIATENPGLAPHRTVLRAAGLTVTPLTVGAGGADPDDVTGQAALLTPAHQHPTGVVLSPGHRYRFIAWAREHDAFLIEDDYDGEFRYDQRPVGAMQALAPERIVYAGSTSKSLAPGVRLGWFVVPESLRRDLTATIMEAGAAVSAIDQLAMADLLTHGDYDRHIRRMRLTYRRRRIELADRLGEVTPTPLEGIAAGMHALLPLASVEQEHWLIQAGRRQGLHLIGLHSNSYWHDPADERQAAALVLGYAAPPDHAWKAALSGLCELVHQIGR; encoded by the coding sequence GTGGCGAAGTCGCTTGACCTGCATCTGGAGTTCGATCGGGGTACGAATTTCCCGGGTCGCTCCCTGGAGAGCGCGTTACGAGAAGGCATCCGGGCCGGCCGGCTGCGAGTCGGGGCGCGCCTACCCGGAAGCCGGAGCCTGGCCAACGACCTGGGCTTGGCCCGGGGCACGGTGGTACAGGCATACGCGCAGCTGATTGCGGAAGGGTGGCTGGTGACGGCACCCGGCTCGGGCACCCGGGTCGCGGAGGTGCTCCATGATGTGCCCGGCTCGCGCCGCCAGCCGCGACCATCGACGACGGCCGGGCCGGTGATCGAGTTACGGCCAGGGATTCCCGATCTCGGTTCGTTCCCCCGCACGGCCTGGGTCGGCAGTGTGCGCCGGGCGCTGGCGACGGCGTCGCGCGGCACGCTGGACTACCCCGAGCCGACGGGGCTGCCCGTGTTGCGGGCGGCGGTGGCCGACTATCTCGCGCGTACCCGTGGTGTTCTCTGCGACCCGGACGCGGTGGTGATCACGGCGGGCTTCACCCAGGGCCTCTCCCTGGTGGCGCGGACGCTGCACCGGCGCGGCGTACGCGCCATCGCCACCGAGAACCCCGGCCTGGCCCCTCATCGCACGGTGCTGCGCGCCGCGGGCCTGACGGTCACCCCGCTCACCGTGGGCGCGGGCGGGGCCGACCCGGACGACGTGACGGGTCAGGCCGCGCTGCTCACCCCGGCGCACCAACATCCGACCGGGGTGGTCCTCAGCCCAGGGCACCGGTACCGGTTCATCGCCTGGGCGCGGGAGCACGACGCGTTCCTGATCGAGGACGACTACGACGGCGAGTTCCGCTACGACCAGCGGCCGGTGGGCGCGATGCAGGCGCTGGCGCCGGAGCGGATCGTCTATGCCGGGAGCACGAGCAAATCGCTGGCGCCGGGCGTACGCCTGGGCTGGTTCGTCGTACCCGAGTCACTGCGTCGCGACCTGACGGCGACGATCATGGAGGCCGGCGCCGCAGTCTCCGCGATCGACCAGCTCGCCATGGCCGACCTGCTCACACACGGCGACTACGACCGGCACATTCGCCGCATGCGCCTGACCTACCGCCGCCGCCGGATCGAGCTGGCCGACCGCCTGGGCGAGGTCACCCCTACCCCACTGGAGGGCATCGCGGCCGGCATGCACGCGCTGCTGCCGCTGGCCTCGGTGGAGCAGGAACACTGGCTGATCCAGGCCGGGCGCCGCCAGGGACTGCACCTGATCGGCCTGCACAGCAACAGCTACTGGCACGATCCGGCGGATGAGAGGCAGGCGGCAGCCCTGGTCCTCGGATACGCGGCACCACCAGATCATGCCTGGAAGGCAGCTCTGTCCGGACTCTGCGAACTGGTCCATCAGATCGGGCGCTAA
- a CDS encoding S8 family serine peptidase, whose protein sequence is MHLTAPHRLLAALLTPALATGPVAAMAAPAAVDAGPVRAVIVVLADQHDTAPARLLADRAARITADQQPMLTDLRRVGATRVTPFRLVNAIATTLPERAVAELETRPGVRAVLPDSPLRLRQPVAPSRPAPPAGGTAMGARSCAGPGEPPLTEPEGLALTRTVGSAQGPGAHDLADGSGVRVGVLGGAIDPAAAEFVRDGRSVVAGYADFTGDGLDAPSYILESFGDASVVAAQGVGVYDAGRYAHPAHRSDGPCLMRILGVAPAATVHVAKVFSNVAAPTSVVLQGIEWAVLHERVDVLNESLVGYGYPDTAANALRLANDAAVAAGVTVVVATGDAGPDGTLGSPASDPDVIAVGASTQLRAYGQLGYGGSPLGDGGHRSDSVSALSSGGTAQAEPRTVDLVAPGDTSWAACSTDTARYQSCISFFDGGSPSPFFLFGGTSAAAPFVAGAAALVIQTVRRHTGGTPTPEQVKRILMSSATDLRQPADQQGAGRVDTLAAVRLAAALTDHPDSAARPADAAAGSAGRPASGDLAGLLVATSTASVTGAAGQVTPVAVHLTNPGGRARRVTVGLRSAAPARSLAAGQVTPGAGTAFADSDGVPANARRVPVTVPGGTDQLQAAVAWDPRSHATPVAVSVFDPAGRLAGYSLPLGNGGYGRVTVARPQPGRWTVAIWTRDDGSPPVDAVRYDVTALRLTARSGPSVVVPPGGTRTAWLPVRLPTTAGDSSAAVTVVAGTTGYAALPLGLRALVPTGPTGGSFGGTFSGGNGALAGWALLGQRRSFQFDVPAGKPALAVSVHAGDDPGLEVWGFLVDPAGMPLAASSSRSAGTTAPPRLDLVRRAPQPGRWTVVLVLTAPTATVRTSQPFHGRVGFAPASVVATGVPAGAVLPAGRPAEATLTITNTGTAPASYLVDARLDAMGEVPLRPVASATYQTPVSAVDVYPRFAVPSGTTRLRMSADSTVPHVLDTQPYGENGYYVGDPDLAGTAGRRSEVVVSSAEVSATTWICNANRAGPFGGAPQPSARVDCAATALTRLFDRRVTSSTGSYWRRVVEGSTDPSTPLTLAPGQSGRVIVIFSADEPVGEPVTGSLTVTTLDARTGFATEVAAVPYAYTVSGGEVER, encoded by the coding sequence GTGCACCTGACCGCGCCGCACCGACTGCTGGCCGCCCTACTGACGCCGGCCCTGGCCACCGGACCGGTCGCCGCCATGGCCGCACCGGCGGCGGTCGACGCCGGGCCGGTCCGGGCCGTCATCGTCGTCCTCGCCGATCAGCACGACACCGCTCCCGCGCGGCTGCTCGCCGACCGGGCCGCCCGGATCACCGCCGACCAGCAGCCGATGCTCACCGACCTGCGCCGCGTCGGCGCCACCCGGGTGACGCCCTTCCGCCTGGTGAACGCCATCGCCACGACCCTGCCGGAGCGGGCCGTCGCGGAGCTGGAGACCCGTCCCGGGGTGCGAGCCGTACTGCCCGACAGTCCACTGCGACTGCGCCAACCGGTCGCGCCGAGCCGGCCCGCGCCACCGGCCGGCGGGACCGCGATGGGTGCCCGCAGCTGCGCCGGGCCGGGTGAGCCACCGCTGACCGAACCGGAAGGGCTGGCGTTGACGCGTACCGTCGGATCCGCCCAGGGGCCCGGCGCCCACGACCTGGCCGACGGCTCAGGGGTGCGGGTCGGCGTGCTCGGCGGGGCGATCGACCCGGCGGCGGCGGAGTTCGTCCGCGACGGGCGGTCGGTCGTGGCTGGCTACGCCGACTTCACCGGCGACGGCCTGGACGCCCCCTCGTACATCCTGGAATCCTTCGGCGACGCGAGCGTGGTGGCGGCCCAGGGCGTCGGCGTCTACGACGCCGGGCGGTACGCGCATCCGGCGCACCGCTCCGACGGACCGTGCCTGATGCGGATCCTCGGCGTCGCACCGGCCGCCACCGTGCACGTCGCCAAGGTGTTCAGCAACGTCGCGGCACCCACGTCGGTTGTCCTGCAGGGCATCGAGTGGGCGGTGCTCCATGAACGCGTCGACGTGCTGAACGAGTCGTTGGTGGGTTACGGCTACCCGGACACGGCCGCGAACGCGCTGCGGCTGGCCAACGACGCGGCCGTCGCCGCGGGGGTGACAGTGGTGGTGGCCACCGGGGACGCCGGGCCGGACGGCACCCTGGGTTCGCCGGCCAGCGACCCGGACGTCATCGCCGTCGGCGCGAGCACCCAACTGCGCGCGTACGGCCAACTCGGGTACGGCGGTTCGCCGCTCGGCGACGGCGGCCACCGGTCCGACTCGGTGTCCGCGTTGAGCTCCGGCGGCACCGCGCAGGCGGAACCTCGCACCGTCGACCTCGTGGCACCCGGCGACACCTCGTGGGCTGCCTGCTCGACCGACACCGCGCGCTACCAGAGCTGTATCTCCTTCTTCGACGGCGGCAGCCCCAGCCCGTTCTTCCTGTTCGGCGGCACCAGCGCCGCAGCGCCGTTCGTGGCCGGGGCGGCGGCGTTGGTGATCCAGACGGTACGCCGGCACACCGGCGGCACACCGACCCCCGAGCAGGTCAAACGCATCCTCATGAGCTCCGCGACCGACCTGCGGCAGCCGGCAGACCAGCAGGGGGCCGGGCGGGTGGACACCCTCGCGGCGGTGCGGCTGGCCGCCGCCCTGACCGACCACCCGGACTCCGCCGCCCGGCCCGCCGACGCCGCTGCCGGATCCGCTGGTCGGCCGGCCTCGGGGGACCTGGCGGGGCTGCTTGTCGCCACCTCGACGGCGAGCGTCACCGGCGCGGCGGGGCAGGTCACGCCGGTCGCGGTGCACCTCACCAATCCGGGCGGGCGCGCCCGTCGCGTCACCGTCGGCCTGCGGTCCGCCGCGCCGGCCCGCAGCCTCGCCGCCGGTCAGGTGACGCCGGGGGCGGGGACGGCCTTCGCCGACTCCGACGGCGTACCGGCGAACGCCCGCCGGGTGCCGGTCACCGTTCCGGGCGGGACCGACCAGCTCCAGGCCGCGGTGGCCTGGGACCCCCGGTCACATGCCACGCCGGTCGCGGTGAGCGTCTTCGATCCCGCCGGCCGGCTCGCCGGTTACTCACTGCCGCTGGGCAACGGGGGGTACGGGCGGGTGACGGTGGCCCGGCCGCAGCCGGGCCGCTGGACCGTGGCGATCTGGACCCGCGACGACGGGTCACCGCCGGTGGATGCGGTGCGGTACGACGTCACCGCGCTGCGGCTGACCGCGCGAAGCGGCCCCTCGGTCGTCGTGCCGCCCGGCGGTACGCGGACCGCCTGGCTGCCGGTCCGCCTGCCGACCACGGCTGGTGACTCGTCGGCCGCCGTGACCGTCGTCGCCGGCACGACGGGTTACGCGGCGCTTCCGTTAGGACTGCGGGCGCTGGTCCCGACCGGTCCCACCGGCGGCAGCTTCGGCGGCACCTTCTCCGGCGGCAACGGCGCCCTCGCCGGGTGGGCGCTGCTCGGGCAGCGGCGCAGCTTCCAGTTCGACGTACCGGCTGGGAAACCGGCGCTGGCCGTGTCGGTGCACGCCGGCGACGACCCGGGGCTGGAGGTGTGGGGCTTCCTCGTCGACCCGGCCGGGATGCCGCTCGCGGCCAGCAGCTCGCGCTCCGCGGGGACCACGGCGCCGCCCCGGCTGGACCTGGTCCGGCGTGCCCCGCAGCCAGGTCGATGGACCGTGGTGCTGGTGCTCACCGCGCCGACCGCCACTGTCCGGACCAGCCAGCCGTTCCACGGCCGGGTGGGGTTCGCCCCGGCGTCGGTGGTGGCGACCGGAGTGCCGGCGGGCGCCGTGCTGCCGGCGGGTCGTCCCGCTGAGGCCACCCTCACCATCACCAACACCGGTACGGCACCGGCGTCGTACCTCGTGGACGCCCGGCTGGACGCCATGGGCGAGGTGCCACTGCGGCCGGTGGCGTCGGCCACGTATCAGACACCGGTGTCCGCCGTCGATGTCTACCCTCGCTTCGCGGTCCCGTCCGGCACGACCCGGCTGCGGATGTCGGCGGATTCGACGGTGCCGCACGTGCTGGACACGCAACCGTATGGCGAGAACGGCTACTACGTCGGTGACCCGGACCTGGCCGGGACCGCCGGCCGGCGCTCGGAGGTGGTCGTCTCGTCGGCGGAGGTGTCGGCCACGACCTGGATCTGCAACGCCAACCGGGCCGGCCCGTTCGGCGGTGCTCCCCAGCCCTCGGCCCGAGTGGACTGCGCGGCGACTGCCCTGACTCGACTCTTCGACCGGCGGGTCACCTCGTCCACCGGCAGTTACTGGCGGCGGGTGGTCGAAGGGTCGACCGACCCATCCACGCCGCTGACGCTGGCGCCGGGGCAGAGCGGCCGGGTCATCGTGATCTTCAGCGCGGACGAACCGGTGGGAGAACCGGTCACCGGTTCGTTGACGGTGACCACCCTCGACGCCCGTACCGGGTTCGCCACGGAGGTGGCCGCGGTGCCCTACGCGTACACGGTGTCTGGTGGTGAGGTCGAGCGGTGA
- a CDS encoding HesA/MoeB/ThiF family protein yields the protein MRRPRIKSVFPPIPLGDGRIRIGGGDYGIASEMVDDEHGNTWHLLSLLDGTRTRPELADAMAKHDPGITAADVDDSVDALIDMGFVEDAAVPPPARLPEVERERYRRNLEFFSYFHKPPLTAADFQLRLRDARVTVLGIGGLGSYVAMSLAAIGVGDILLVDDDDVELMNLNRQVLYTDADVGQPKVTAAVRRLTEINPHVRISARNARVDGVAAARACMTGRDLVICAADRPRLTLYQWLNEAALREGTAWMRGSNDGLTVSLFLHVPYQTACFQCVEQDAAANHPEYAPMAEYVVGVIGDRTINPCNAPMAGMIGNLAALEAVKHLTGMAEPVIVGRKLVVDVHRMETQFAEGTLLDDCAACGPDGRVPRPGDLRATVASGSAT from the coding sequence ATGAGGCGACCCCGAATCAAGAGTGTGTTTCCACCCATCCCGCTGGGCGACGGCCGCATCCGCATCGGCGGCGGCGACTACGGCATCGCCTCGGAGATGGTCGACGACGAGCACGGCAACACCTGGCACCTGTTGAGCCTGCTGGACGGAACCCGGACCCGGCCCGAGCTGGCGGACGCGATGGCAAAGCACGATCCGGGGATCACCGCCGCCGACGTCGACGACTCCGTCGACGCGCTGATCGACATGGGCTTCGTGGAGGACGCCGCCGTACCCCCGCCGGCCCGGCTGCCGGAGGTGGAACGCGAGCGGTACCGGCGCAACCTGGAGTTCTTCTCCTACTTCCACAAGCCCCCGCTGACCGCGGCCGACTTCCAGCTGCGGCTGCGCGACGCCCGGGTCACGGTGCTCGGGATCGGCGGCCTCGGGTCGTACGTCGCGATGAGCCTGGCCGCCATCGGAGTCGGCGACATCCTGCTCGTCGACGACGACGACGTGGAACTGATGAACCTGAACCGCCAGGTGCTCTACACCGACGCCGACGTCGGGCAGCCCAAGGTGACCGCTGCCGTCCGCCGGCTGACCGAGATAAACCCGCACGTGCGGATCAGCGCGCGCAACGCGCGGGTCGACGGGGTGGCGGCCGCCCGCGCCTGCATGACCGGCCGGGACCTGGTGATCTGCGCCGCCGACCGGCCCCGACTCACGCTCTACCAGTGGCTGAACGAGGCGGCCCTGCGGGAGGGCACGGCGTGGATGCGCGGCTCCAACGACGGGCTCACGGTCAGCCTCTTCCTGCACGTTCCCTACCAGACCGCCTGCTTCCAGTGTGTCGAGCAGGACGCCGCGGCCAACCACCCGGAGTACGCGCCGATGGCCGAGTATGTCGTCGGGGTGATCGGCGACCGGACCATCAACCCGTGCAACGCGCCGATGGCCGGGATGATCGGCAACCTGGCCGCCCTGGAGGCCGTCAAGCACCTCACCGGCATGGCGGAGCCGGTCATCGTCGGCCGGAAACTCGTCGTCGACGTGCACCGGATGGAAACGCAGTTCGCCGAGGGCACGCTGCTCGACGACTGCGCCGCCTGCGGCCCGGACGGCCGGGTCCCCCGCCCCGGCGACCTGCGGGCCACTGTCGCGTCCGGGTCCGCGACGTGA
- a CDS encoding NAD-dependent epimerase/dehydratase family protein: MRIVLAGSTGVIGRRLEPLLSAQGHEVIGLARNGPIAVDVLDRDAVVAAVRDARPDVVMHQLTSLSTGDFAANSRLRQIGTRNLVDAALAAGVRRFVAQSIAWAYEPGTEPGTEKTPLDVGAPEPRQTTVAGISALEAAVQETPEWVVLRYGTLYGPGTWYARNGLMAQFAADGKVPADADVSSLLHIDDAVAAAVAALEWPAGAVNVCDDEPAAASEWVPAFCTAAGVPAPAATVGERHGWARGASNHYARTHLDWLPTYPSWREGFATL; the protein is encoded by the coding sequence ATGCGTATCGTTCTCGCCGGTTCGACCGGCGTCATCGGCCGCCGGCTCGAGCCGCTCCTGAGCGCGCAGGGGCATGAGGTCATCGGGCTGGCCCGCAACGGCCCGATCGCCGTCGACGTGCTCGACCGGGACGCGGTGGTGGCCGCCGTCCGTGACGCCCGGCCTGACGTAGTGATGCACCAATTGACCAGCCTGAGCACGGGCGACTTCGCCGCCAATTCGCGGCTGCGTCAGATCGGGACCCGCAACCTGGTCGACGCGGCGCTCGCTGCCGGGGTACGCCGGTTCGTGGCACAGAGCATCGCCTGGGCGTACGAGCCCGGCACCGAGCCGGGCACCGAGAAGACCCCGCTCGACGTCGGCGCTCCAGAGCCGCGGCAGACCACTGTGGCCGGTATCTCTGCGCTCGAAGCCGCCGTCCAGGAGACGCCCGAGTGGGTCGTGCTGCGGTACGGCACTCTCTACGGCCCGGGCACCTGGTATGCCCGCAACGGTCTGATGGCCCAGTTCGCCGCCGACGGCAAGGTCCCCGCTGACGCAGACGTGAGTAGCCTGCTGCACATCGACGACGCCGTCGCCGCGGCGGTCGCCGCCCTGGAGTGGCCCGCCGGCGCGGTCAACGTCTGCGACGACGAGCCCGCCGCCGCCTCGGAGTGGGTGCCCGCGTTCTGCACGGCGGCCGGGGTCCCGGCACCCGCGGCGACGGTAGGCGAGCGGCACGGCTGGGCACGGGGCGCGAGCAACCACTACGCCCGCACGCACCTCGACTGGCTCCCGACTTATCCCTCCTGGCGAGAGGGATTCGCCACCCTGTGA
- a CDS encoding SdrD B-like domain-containing protein has translation MRKLAAAALVGVLVAVLPATAALAADPKPDIAVTSVADKANYAEGETFTITVTVKNKGSVGAKHVHYTGGDSEGVDGVAYGELSTGFDLAAGATKTVQITGKTNHVASQSGYGFVAFALGADNGEANDADNITSVRLPVAGVFDDLGGYVFQGQSSGAEWTPRTPGVPGVKVVATSADGKTKYAEAITDAKGLFRFARLPAGDVLLTFTAPAGWKILAGENGEDDHTLAQVRADDSDEPSVFVPAKKVAASSPSVSPSASPSVSPSASASPSGSASPSPSASASASASPSASSSAGPGLPVTGDNNTMLFVGAAAVAVAVGIALVLVARRRRVHLQA, from the coding sequence ATGCGCAAACTTGCCGCCGCCGCCCTCGTGGGCGTGCTCGTGGCCGTCCTTCCGGCAACGGCCGCCCTGGCCGCCGACCCCAAGCCGGATATCGCGGTGACCTCCGTCGCCGACAAGGCCAACTACGCCGAGGGTGAGACCTTCACCATCACCGTCACGGTGAAGAACAAGGGCTCCGTCGGCGCCAAGCACGTGCACTACACCGGCGGCGACAGCGAGGGCGTCGACGGTGTGGCCTACGGTGAGCTGTCGACCGGCTTCGACCTCGCCGCCGGCGCCACCAAGACCGTTCAGATCACCGGCAAGACCAACCACGTGGCGTCGCAGTCCGGCTACGGATTCGTTGCCTTCGCGCTTGGCGCCGACAACGGCGAGGCCAACGACGCCGACAACATCACCAGCGTGCGGCTGCCGGTGGCGGGCGTCTTCGACGATCTCGGCGGCTACGTCTTCCAGGGTCAGTCCTCTGGCGCGGAGTGGACGCCCCGGACGCCTGGCGTCCCGGGTGTAAAGGTCGTCGCCACCAGTGCCGACGGCAAGACGAAGTACGCCGAGGCCATCACGGACGCCAAGGGCCTGTTCCGTTTCGCCCGCCTCCCAGCTGGCGACGTCCTGCTGACCTTCACCGCCCCGGCGGGCTGGAAGATCCTTGCCGGCGAGAACGGCGAGGACGACCACACTCTGGCGCAGGTCCGCGCCGACGACAGCGACGAGCCGAGCGTCTTCGTGCCGGCGAAGAAGGTCGCCGCGAGCTCGCCGAGCGTCTCACCGTCGGCGTCGCCGTCGGTGTCGCCGTCGGCATCGGCGTCGCCGTCGGGATCGGCGTCGCCGTCGCCGTCGGCGTCGGCGTCGGCATCGGCGTCGCCGTCGGCGTCATCGAGCGCCGGCCCGGGCCTGCCGGTCACCGGCGACAACAACACCATGCTGTTCGTCGGCGCGGCCGCGGTCGCCGTCGCGGTCGGCATCGCGCTGGTGCTCGTTGCACGGCGCCGCCGCGTACACCTGCAGGCCTGA
- a CDS encoding trypsin-like serine peptidase, whose protein sequence is MTTIGELRTVDSSLSYAPNGGTQIIQHPGATYVKVHFSSLRLAQGDYVTVSSRDGKESYRYDRHLNRATGSDYTTDGQPGFWAMSVEGDTAVVTLHSSRPSRGSAATIDRFWRGYDRTEIAAHNFSTQSVCSTDARRDVVCYQNSHPTEYARGRAVARLLISGGGLCTTWRVGNTNRMLTNKHCFSTQSAVSGSEMQFNYQCATCGGANPGAGTKVSGATLYRVSSGGSNQLDYTLFSVNNFATIQGFGTLYLATTATSNGTRIYVPGHGDGSAKRLSIYEDTQNGATCAVRNANYNTWNISYSCDTSGGNSGSPVLNASHRVIALHHLGGCPSNQGAKAHLIYNEIASLIDNG, encoded by the coding sequence GTGACCACGATCGGTGAACTCCGCACCGTCGACAGCTCCCTGTCCTACGCCCCCAACGGCGGGACGCAGATCATTCAGCACCCCGGTGCCACCTACGTCAAGGTGCACTTCAGCTCACTGCGGCTGGCCCAAGGCGACTACGTCACCGTGTCGAGCCGCGACGGCAAGGAGAGCTACCGGTACGACCGCCACCTGAACCGGGCGACCGGTTCGGACTACACCACCGACGGGCAGCCGGGTTTCTGGGCGATGTCGGTCGAGGGCGACACCGCGGTGGTGACACTGCACAGCAGCCGCCCCTCACGTGGCAGCGCCGCCACCATTGACCGGTTCTGGCGCGGATACGACCGCACGGAGATCGCCGCGCACAACTTCTCCACCCAGTCCGTGTGCAGCACCGACGCCCGCCGGGACGTGGTCTGCTACCAGAACAGCCACCCCACCGAGTACGCCCGCGGCAGGGCGGTAGCGCGGCTGCTGATCAGCGGCGGTGGACTGTGCACCACCTGGCGGGTCGGCAACACCAACCGGATGCTGACGAACAAGCACTGCTTCTCGACGCAGTCCGCAGTGAGCGGCAGCGAGATGCAGTTCAACTACCAGTGCGCCACCTGCGGCGGCGCGAATCCCGGCGCCGGCACCAAGGTCAGCGGTGCCACCCTCTACAGGGTGAGCAGCGGCGGCTCCAACCAGCTGGACTACACCCTGTTCTCGGTCAACAACTTCGCCACCATCCAGGGATTCGGCACGCTGTACCTGGCAACTACCGCCACCAGCAACGGCACCCGGATCTACGTCCCCGGGCACGGCGACGGCAGCGCGAAGCGGCTGTCGATCTACGAGGACACCCAGAACGGCGCGACCTGCGCCGTCCGGAACGCGAACTACAACACCTGGAACATCAGTTACAGCTGTGACACCTCCGGTGGCAACTCGGGTTCACCCGTGCTGAACGCCAGCCACCGTGTGATCGCCCTGCACCACCTCGGCGGTTGTCCGTCGAACCAGGGCGCGAAGGCGCACCTGATCTACAACGAGATCGCCAGCCTGATCGACAACGGCTGA
- a CDS encoding sigma-70 family RNA polymerase sigma factor, whose product MRKPRVERERTDFADFYQRSRDNCLRAVLAGTGDRALAEDLVAEAYARAWASWPKLSQHPAPAAWVVRTALNTRVSWWRRRRREVALDGHERASLIEDDFDTNDALLAAVRRLPQRQREVVVLRIWLDLDTRSVAAVLGISAQTVAVHLSRATATLRAQLAPAAR is encoded by the coding sequence ATGCGTAAACCCCGTGTGGAACGAGAACGGACGGACTTCGCGGACTTCTATCAGCGGTCCCGAGACAACTGCCTGCGCGCCGTACTAGCTGGTACGGGCGATCGCGCGCTGGCCGAGGATCTGGTCGCTGAGGCGTACGCGCGAGCCTGGGCCTCCTGGCCAAAGCTGAGCCAGCATCCGGCACCGGCGGCGTGGGTGGTGCGCACCGCCCTCAACACCCGGGTGTCCTGGTGGCGGCGACGCCGGCGGGAGGTGGCCCTCGACGGCCACGAGCGAGCGTCTCTCATCGAGGACGACTTCGACACGAATGACGCCCTGCTGGCCGCCGTTCGCCGGCTGCCGCAGCGGCAGCGTGAGGTGGTCGTGTTACGTATCTGGCTCGACCTGGACACCAGGTCCGTGGCTGCAGTGTTGGGCATCTCCGCCCAGACCGTAGCCGTCCATCTTTCCCGTGCCACCGCAACCCTGCGGGCGCAGCTCGCGCCCGCAGCCCGTTAG
- a CDS encoding cupin domain-containing protein, translating into MQTMEIGNNEIVLLGTAMPPELPAGSHVMTATIELPPGDPGTPPHRHSGPVFGYMLEGEMIFELEGEPERVIKAGEAFWEPGGDVIHYQAANNLPDRVSKFLVVMVCAPGQEMLVMISPEELEQRRDRRSPRPN; encoded by the coding sequence ATGCAGACCATGGAAATCGGAAACAACGAGATCGTGCTGCTCGGCACGGCCATGCCTCCGGAGCTGCCGGCGGGCTCGCACGTGATGACCGCGACGATCGAACTACCCCCGGGCGACCCGGGCACGCCGCCGCACCGGCATTCCGGTCCGGTCTTCGGCTACATGCTCGAAGGCGAGATGATCTTCGAGCTGGAGGGCGAGCCAGAACGGGTCATCAAGGCCGGTGAGGCGTTCTGGGAGCCTGGCGGCGACGTCATCCACTACCAGGCCGCCAACAACCTGCCCGATCGGGTGAGCAAATTCCTGGTCGTCATGGTGTGCGCGCCCGGCCAGGAAATGCTGGTGATGATCAGCCCTGAGGAGCTCGAACAGCGTAGGGACCGCCGCTCGCCCCGGCCGAACTGA